A genomic window from Candidatus Bathyarchaeota archaeon includes:
- a CDS encoding YHS domain-containing protein: MAIDPICKMTVDEKTAKHKSNYKGKTYYFCAPGCKIAFDEDPEKYLK, translated from the coding sequence TTGGCAATAGACCCAATCTGTAAAATGACCGTAGATGAAAAAACAGCTAAACACAAAAGCAACTACAAAGGCAAAACCTATTACTTTTGCGCACCGGGATGCAAAATCGCCTTTGACGAAGACCCAGAAAAATATTTAAAGTAA
- a CDS encoding RDD family protein, with amino-acid sequence MDKQMRSIITAIGLKLHNVEDFLTDHLSLQEYWLKRSSAVVIDYFVVLIATGIIWPSFRFLEFVLASGILSLVYFSVMETRFGYTLGKKVFSLKVITSKKHKPTLKTSLIRNLSKFNAILLLVDTIIGFSSKRHQKYVDRIAKTIVIETSISPEKPISEAIYYEQATKLS; translated from the coding sequence ATGGATAAACAAATGCGGTCAATAATTACAGCTATAGGCTTGAAACTTCACAATGTTGAAGATTTCTTAACTGATCATCTTAGTTTACAGGAATATTGGCTAAAACGTTCAAGTGCAGTTGTAATCGATTATTTTGTTGTCTTGATAGCAACTGGAATAATATGGCCTAGTTTTCGTTTTCTTGAATTTGTTTTAGCTTCTGGCATCTTATCTTTGGTATATTTTTCAGTAATGGAAACACGTTTTGGTTATACTTTAGGAAAAAAAGTATTCTCTCTTAAAGTAATAACCTCAAAAAAACATAAACCAACATTGAAGACAAGTTTAATCCGAAACCTAAGCAAATTCAACGCCATTTTGCTCCTTGTCGACACAATTATCGGATTTTCTTCCAAACGTCATCAAAAATACGTTGATAGAATCGCAAAAACAATTGTTATAGAAACATCAATTTCCCCGGAAAAACCAATTTCTGAAGCAATCTATTATGAACAAGCAACTAAACTTTCTTGA